From the Drechmeria coniospora strain ARSEF 6962 chromosome 02, whole genome shotgun sequence genome, the window ATCCAAGTGCTCAAGACGTACGGCGCGGCGCCTTACGGGAAGTCATTAAAGAAGCTGGAGAAGCAAATCAAGGAAAAGCAACAGAGCGTGGACGACAAGATTGGTGTCAAGGTacgacggtggcggctgGCCTTGGTCCTGGCCGCATCCGATCCCGTCTCGTTCTTGGTCCGGCTGACGATGAAACAAACGCACAGGAGTCTGATACCGGTCTGGCGCCACCCCATATGTGGGATGTGGCGGCCGACCGGCAAAGAATGGCCGAGGAGCAACCGTTCCAGGTGGCGCGCTGCACCAAGAtcatcgaggacgagaagggCGACGAGTCCAAGAAGAAGTATGTCATCAACGTCAAGCAAATCGCCAAAttcgtcgtccagctcggAGACCGCGTCAGCCCGACGGACATCGAGGAAGGGATGCGAGTCGGTGTGGATAGGAACAAGTACCAGATCATGCTGCCCCTTCCCCCGAAGATCGATGCCAGCGTCACCATGATGACGGTCGAGGAGAAGCCCGACGTCACCTACGGCGACGTCGGAGGGTGCAAGGAGCAGGTGGAGAAGCTGAGGGAAGTCGTCGAGATGCCCTTGCTGTCTCCCGAGCGCTTCGTCAACCTGGGCATCGACCCGCCCAAGGGCGCCTTGCTCTACGGACCGCCGGGCACCGGCAAGACGCTCTGCGCGCGAGCCGTGGCCAACAGAACCGACGCCACCTTCATCCGAGTCATCGGCAGCGAGCTCGTCCAGAAAtacgtcggcgagggagccAGGATGGTGCGCGAGCTGTTCGAGATGGCGCGGACGAAGAAGGCGTGCATCATCTTCTTTGACGagatcgacgccgtcggcggtgcccgcttcgacgacggagccggcggcgacaacgAGGTGCAACGGACCATGCTCGAGCTCATCACccagctcgacggcttcgacgcccGAGGAAACATCAAGGTCATGTTTGCCACCAACAGACCGTCGACGCTCGATCCGGCTCTCATGCGGCCCGGCCGCATCGACAGGAAGATTGAGTTTTCCCTCCCCGACCTCGAGGGGCGGGCCAACATCCTGCGCATCCATGCCAAGAGCATGTCGGTCGAGCGAGACATTCGATGGGAGCTCATCTCGCGCCTGTGCCCCAACGCCACGGGCGCCGAGCTGCGCAGCGTGTGCACGGAAGCGGGCATGTTCGCCATCAGGGCGCGACGAAAGGTGGCGTCGGAGAAGGATTTCCTCAGCGCCGTGGACAAGGTCATCAAAGGCAACCTCAAGTTCaactcgacggcgacgtatATGCAATACAACTAAGACCTGCTTCCGGCCGTCTACGCCAGCTGGCTCCCGGTTTGCGATGGAACCAGCGGCACTCTACTAtcccgtcgacgatgatgtcGCTGCACAGCAATCATTGCTTCGGTCTCTGCGGCGGATCCTTGCGCTCGACGTGGTGGTGGTTGGAGAGGTCGCCAACTCTCCTAGGCAAGCCATTTGCCCGAGGTGCCGTTGAAGTCACCTGCATACCACCGCACAGCCCGTCAAGTCGATGACGGTAGAGGCAAGGACCCGTCAATGATGCGTGCAAGACCAGGGTGGCCATGGACGCACAAGGAAGATTGTAAGTCGAATAATCCGCGTCGTTAGATGGGCCTGGGCGGCCCGGAGCGTTGAAATAGAAGCGACGGCGCTGCCTAGACGCGCGCGTGCTTTTCGATGAGAGAATTCACCCATGCGAAATCTACATGGCATCAGCTGGAGCCCTTTGTCGGTTTTGTCGGTGTCCAGGTCAAACGTAGAGTGCGCCTCAACATGTCGAGAGGAGGCAATGAACACACATGCTTCCCTGCCGTGGGTCACGAGTCGCCGACATCCTTCTCGCGGCTTCCATCGCATACTGTGCGTACTTGCTGCCTGCATGCAGAACTCTCACGTTGTTGCATCAAACAACATGGCAATTGATGCCGGTTTGTACAAGCCCAAGCGTGCGTCATTATGTTGCAGGTATGGATCGGTGTTGTGTTCCGCGAGATAATGATCCGTCCGTTCCTTGCACCATGGCATTTGCGCTTGGGGGCATGGCAACACCTCCGTGACCGGCTCCTCTCCCTAACTCCCGCTGGAGGCTGCAGGTTCGTGCCATCTCAATCTGATGGTCCGTCCGGCACGCGAGTGCGCTGTGAGCGGCGCTGGCAGCGCTGACATTCTCGACGATTGCCTATCGAGCAATCCCTTCCTTCGTGACCGACCGACTAAAGCGTGTCGACCTGTGGCTTGGCCGGGCGCAGAGAGCCGATGGCGCTAATCTGTACGTGGCATTCCGCACCGCCAGATGCCTGCGCCACATCTCAACCCAGGGCGCAATGACGAGCCAAGGATGGAAGAAGATGGAAGCTATTCGAACCACGCCCGTTGCACGATAGATGCCAAATCCTTGGGGTTTGCTATATGCCGCCTTCGACAAGGTCGTTGTGTGCTTTAACGCCTATTTCAACTGTCGTTCCATCCGATGCCATGCATCGTCGCTCGtgcggccgtcatcgagccATATTTTCCAGGCAGCATTCTTCTTTCCAGCTCCCCTGGGTTGGGTCCTCGACGGGAGCAACAAACGCTGGACTATGCAGACAAGCGAGCAATTCGCGCCTCAAACGCAGGTCTCACAAGTACGCAGAATCTGATGGTGACGGCGCTGCGAACAGCCTGGCCGGTTACTTCGTACGTCATCGTGAAGCTTCGTGATGCTCCGCATCCGGCTGGTCATCGATCTGGTGGTTCATGTCTGGTCTCAGAAACAACGCGTTGCGGTAGGTTTGGGGTGTCGCATTGCTGCTGAACGGCGATCGTCCGCAATATGCCGCACGCAGCCAAGGTAGCCCTCATGGTCATCTTGAAGGCGGCAAACTACGACTTGGCCGTGAAAAGTTCAAACAACAGTGAAGTCGTCGTCATTGAGTTGCGGGTTCGATGTGCCGTCCCAACTAGGCCTAGCCTGATCTAGGATTCACAGTGCTctttccaccaccaccaccccccacccccccccctactGGTACTGACTTACACCGACTCCGAAAAGCAGCATGTCTCCGTATAAATGCAACGATCCCCGACTCGCGGCAAGGCTACGAAAGAAACCAATTGCGTCATCTCTCATCTTCTCTTTCTTCTCGCTTCATCCCTTCGTCCCTTATTTCGACCTCCTTACTCGGGCAAATCGAAGCGAGCTTGGGTGGAAAGATACGTCGTCATGGGTCAACGTTGGATTGCGTTGTGCAGCCTCCTGAGCTTGGCCCTCGCCAAGGTGCCCATCAGAGATTGCTATCTCGGATCGCCTCCTTATTGCAACAATTCGCTGGCGGCGGATCCGACATGTCGTGGTCTCGAGGTGACAACTGCCGACGGTTGGAAGCGAATGGACTGCGACTACGTCATCTACAACATTCCGGCAACAGCCCGACAGACTCGAAAGTGGATCGTGATACACGCAGGTGCCTGCGATACTTATACCGAATTTCTCGGCGACTACTTCGCTCCCACCCTGGGGCTCAACATCTTCGGATTGCGCCCCTGTGGGGGTTTCGAGGATAGCCTGTGCGCTGCTCGTCATGACTATGATTCGTGCATCGCCCTCCACGCATCTTGGTTCATGCCGCATCCGTTGGGCACGAGTCCAGAAATCACCCTGTAAGCTCCCCCTCCGAGGGCGACCCGACTGGCGAGATTGTGTAGGTGTGACTATGCTGAACGGAACAGACACGGCCTCGGTTTCAACCCTCCCGCCCTTGTCGACATCTATCACACGCCCGACACCAACATGCTCTTCCTGCACGAGTACGGGGACACGAGCGCCAGCTACGATTGGTTTTCCGCCGATGGCTGCAATGCTACAAGCAAGCCGCTCTACATGTGCGTGGCCGCCATCGATCCCAATTTCGCCAGCAAATTCTCGGCCATCAAATCGATACTCGAGGGCGCCTTTACCGACACGCCGGGCTTCCCCTGCAAGCTCGAAGTGGTTGATGCGATGCCGTATGCACaggacgccgacgcagcGATCCCCTGCACGGGAATCCTCCGAGAATACAACGATCCGGTCAAATTTGGCGCCGACCCCTCCGGAGCGCCCAACTGGGCGTGGGAAATGCCGCCCTTTATGACTCGGGCGATCCAGCTGGCAACCGAAGTGGAACCGGATGGGACCATGGTGAATGCCTTTAGCAGGGCCATAAATATCGCCTTGTGTAAGAAGTTTGATGATGCTCATGCCACCAACTGCTACGATGACGATATGCTCACTTGAAGTGCTTGCGCCGGCAATTGGTCAAGAGTGCTCCGGCGTTTGCAATGACAATCACAAGCCTTTTCGGC encodes:
- a CDS encoding 26S protease regulatory subunit 7, translating into MPSATGQNWEKYQKTFADDEVPEKKITPLTDEDIQVLKTYGAAPYGKSLKKLEKQIKEKQQSVDDKIGVKESDTGLAPPHMWDVAADRQRMAEEQPFQVARCTKIIEDEKGDESKKKYVINVKQIAKFVVQLGDRVSPTDIEEGMRVGVDRNKYQIMLPLPPKIDASVTMMTVEEKPDVTYGDVGGCKEQVEKLREVVEMPLLSPERFVNLGIDPPKGALLYGPPGTGKTLCARAVANRTDATFIRVIGSELVQKYVGEGARMVRELFEMARTKKACIIFFDEIDAVGGARFDDGAGGDNEVQRTMLELITQLDGFDARGNIKVMFATNRPSTLDPALMRPGRIDRKIEFSLPDLEGRANILRIHAKSMSVERDIRWELISRLCPNATGAELRSVCTEAGMFAIRARRKVASEKDFLSAVDKVIKGNLKFNSTATYMQYN